The proteins below are encoded in one region of Oncorhynchus tshawytscha isolate Ot180627B unplaced genomic scaffold, Otsh_v2.0 Un_scaffold_1341_pilon_pilon, whole genome shotgun sequence:
- the tbc1d16 gene encoding TBC1 domain family member 16: protein MSLGRLLRRASSKASDLLTFNPGSAGSRNGLDGEIIFSKNNVCVHPAEPLPGLPEHHPGYLCVHMEKDESLGTTLILTWVPNSRIQRQDEEALRYITPESSPVRRNARRRPRRPHSRHPPAQEEEEDREEEERIGNGTGIGGALGLEASIEPPPPQQQQSQSGTDEGDEGSCELSADEVSRDSTMGSDSDTTFSSPFCLSPVSESLFESSGSVFLDNESRELCDESMTHSASSASSLDSHAPSENNSQSQGMRWEEQQKVLALEQLGGVFRVDLGHMRSLRLFFSDEACNSGQLVIASRESQYKVLHFHHAGLDKLAEVFQQWKCCRETQLKDQVVDEKSCMQFSIRRPTLPSAETHPEERLYRRLDVTTWLRHLNHNGQVEEEYKLRKAIFFGGIDPSIRGEVWPFLLHYYSCDSSSQEREAWRLQKRSEYHHIQQRRLSMSPEEHSDFWRKVQFTVDKDVVRTDRSNHFFRGENNPNVEIMRCVLLNYAVFNPEMGYCQGMSDLVAPLLTEVQDESDTFWCFVGLMENTIFISSPRDEDMERQLMYLRELLRLMLPRFHQHLTQLGEDGLQLLFCHRWLLLCFKREFPDTEALRMWEACWAHYQTDYFHLFACVAIIVLYGDDVTEQQLATDQMLLHFSNLSMHMNGELVLRKARSLLYQFRLLPRIPCSLHDLCKLCGPGMWDSRYIPAVECSGEHPDSQSCPYGGTATPQPSASPSPSPSPNPTPLPEGKRGSKTRDIFMFRKQS, encoded by the exons ATGTCTCTCGGTCGGCTCTTGCGACGCGCCTCCTCCAAGGCCTCGGACCTCCTGACCTTTAACCCAGGGTCGGCGGGTTCGCGGAACGGCTTGGACGGGGAGATCATCTTCTCCAAgaacaatgtgtgtgtgcaccctGCCGAGCCCCTCCCGGGCCTGCCCGAACACCACCCAG GGTACCTGTGTGTGCACATGGAGAAGGATGAGAGCCTGGGAACCACTCTGATCCTAACCTGGGTTCCCAACTCCCGCATCCAGAGACAGGACGAGGAGGCCCTGCGTTACATCACCCCAGAGAGCTCACCTGTCCGCAGGAACGCTCGGCGCAGGCCCCGCAG gccccactcCCGACACCCTCCCgcccaggaggaagaggaggaccgggaggaggaggagaggattggGAACGGAACTGGGATTGGAGGGGCCCTGGGTCTGGAGGCCAGCATAGAGCCCCCTCCTCCCCAGCAACAGCAGTCCCAGTCTGGGACGGATGAGGGGGACGAGGGGTCCTGTGAGCTGTCGGCTGACGAGGTGAGCAGGGACAGCACCATGGGCTCGGACTCAGACACCACCTTCTCCTCACCCTTCTGTCTGTCGCCCGTCAGCGAGTCCCTCTTTGAGAGCAGCGGCTCTGTGTTCCTGGACAACGAGAGCAG GGAGCTGTGCGACGAGTCCATGACCCATTCGGCTAGCTCCGCCTCCAGCCTGGACAGCCACGCTCCCTCTGAGAACAACAGCCAATCGCAGGGCATGCGGTGGGAGGAACAGCAGAAGGTGCTGGCGTTGGAACAGCTGGGGGGAGTGTTCCGGGTCGACCTGGGTCACATGAGGTCGCTCCGCCTCTTCTTCAG TGATGAGGCGTGTAATAGTGGTCAGCTGGTGATCGCCAGCAGGGAGAGCCAGTATAAGGTCCTCCACTTCCACCACGCAGGTCTGGACAAGCTGGCTGAGGTCTTCCAACAGTGGAAGTGCTGCAGAGAGACGCAGCTTAAAGACCAG gtAGTGGATGAGAAGTCATGTATGCAGTTCTCCATCCGGAGGCCCACCCTGCCGTCCGCTGAGACCCACCCGGAGGAACGTCTGTACCGCCGCCTGGACGTCACCACCTGGCTCCGACACCTCAACCACAACGGACAGGTGGAGGAGGAGTACAAGCTACGCAAG GCCATCTTCTTTGGGGGCATTGACCCATCCATCCGCGGGGAGGTGTGGCCCTTCTTACTGCACTACTACAGCTGTGACTCCTCCTCccaggagagagaggcctggagaCTGCAGAAACGCTCTGAGTACCACCACATCCAGCAGAGGAG GTTGTCTATGAGTCCTGAGGAGCACAGTGACTTCTGGAGGAAGGTTCAGTTCACCGTGGATAAGGACGTGGTGAGAACAGACCGCAGCAACCACTTCTTCAGGGGAGAGAACAACCCCAATGTGGAGATCATGAG GTGTGTGCTGCTGAACTACGCAGTGTTCAACCCAGAGATGGGCTACTGCCAGGGCATGTCTGACCTGGTGGCCCCCCTGCTGACCGAGGTGCAGGATGAGAGTGACACGTTCTGGTGCTTCGTAGGCCTGATGGAGAACACCATCTTCATCAGCTCTCCCCGCGACGAGGACATGGAGAGACAACTG ATGTACCTGAGGGAGCTGTTGCGTCTGATGCTGCCCCGGTTCCACCAACACCTGACCCAGCTGGGGGAGGACGGCCTACAGCTGCTGTTCTGTCACCGCTGGCTCCTACTCTGCTTCAAACGGGAGTTCCCCGACACAGAGGCCCTGCGTATGTGGGAGGCCTGCTGGGCACACTACCAG ACGGACTACTTCCATCTGTTCGCGTGTGTGGCCATCATCGTGCTGTACGGTGATGACGTGACGGAGCAGCAGTTAGCCACCGACCAGATGTTGCTCCACTTCAGTAACCTCTCCATGCACATGAATGGGGAGCTGGTGCTGCGCAAG GCCCGTAGTCTGCTCTACCAGTTCCGTCTGTTACCCAGAATCCCGTGCAGCCTCCATGACCTGTGTAAGCTGTGCGGTCCAGGGATGTGGGACAGTCGCTACATCCCGGCCGTGGAGTGTTCTGGGGAGCACCCCGACTCCCAGAGCTGCCCCTATGGAGGCACAGCCACCCCCCAGCCCTCGGCCTCCCCGTCACCCTCCCCCTCACCCAACCCCACCCCACTCCCCGAGGGCAAGAGAGGCTCCAAGACCAGAGACATCTTCATGTTTCGGAAGCAGTCCTGA